The stretch of DNA ATCATGAAATTAATCTTCGTGGTATGAAAGGACAAGCCGACACAATAGGCATTGCGATGCGTTCAACCCTTGCTCCAGAGATGAAGTAAAGTCCGCTATGCCAGTTTCATGATGTTGTTGAAAATGAGATATTCGTACAACATATTAATATCATTGCGTAAACCGACTATCTCAAAAAATGTATGGCCATGTCCACAAGTGCTGAGAATTGAGATGTCACGATTCAAACACAATTTTTGGTGCCTGTGTCCCGTCTTTCCAATAAACTATGTAATTTTTCCATTCCCAACATGCAATCAAAGATGCACAATATGCTAGGAAAGTCGTGCCTCTCATCATGCGTTTGAGAAAGAAGTTAACATCATCAACATTTGATCTTTTCATGTATCAATCATCAAATAGTTCAACCATGTACCCGTAGTAAATGAAAAACATTTGATGATAATTGATTCACTCATACTCGTCAAGATAATCAGTAGGAATTTTGTAATCCAATTGACGAATAACCATGCATTTCTGTAAATAGGTGTATAATGATGGTTAAATTTTGGATCAAGATCTTCTACTGTGGGAAACCCATAGAGGGTACTATGtactattaaaaaaaattatttttttaaaaaattgatatttttataatttaattatttcaaaatcaaaattatatttttatattaaaatatgtgattaataatataatttaaagtttacaattttatttttggttacaAATATATATTGTGGGAGTGAAATGATTTATCTCTTATTATTTGttctttaataatttttttaactcttttttaaaaaaatgttaataaaaatttattttttttgttacaaATATGTGATTCTGAACGAACAAGAAAAAACGATGCtacattcaatttttttaaatattatagttctttaaaaaaaaactattttctcattttttttatcttgataattttttatttagaaattaaaattttatcaatcacatatttgtaataaaaataataatcttgttGGCTTtttatattctaattattttgaaaaactattttctctttttttcattgttaatttttctcatttcttttttaagttttgaatacaaaaaatatttttttctttctcaGAGATTTAAGAAATAatccaatttaaaaaaaatgtaaaaaaatttaaaaaagacTAAACGTTTGAACAAGAAAAATTATACAAGATGATTTTCTTTTTACATCGTGTCAATTTTTtggtattatttttaattgttcgaTAGGTCCAacctttttatattttttgtacATTTTTTTAATTGGATTATTTCTTATATccctaaatatatatatatatccgatgaagaaaaataaatttcccCACAGTAGATGATCTTGATCCTTAAATTTTGGCATTTGAGCgcatttcgaaaatttgaaatCCGATGAAGAAAAATGGCTTAAAATTGTACGTATATCCACCGTTACAATTTGATACATAATGTGGGTTTtaatattgataaaaaaatatattgataaatacctcattttttaaaatatatatctatCTTTGTTCCAGGCTTGGCTCTGTTCTAAATTCTCTGGTCTTCACAATAATCCTCgattcaacaataaatcaagATTTATGAAACATAAATGCCTGCCATCCTAGGAAAGAAAACGAGACTAATTCAcaatgtttctttttttttatttgacacAAACAAATCACACATAGATAAACCCAAGAACACAATAGTCCACACCCGAAAACAACACAAAAACACCATTCCACAAGGGGGGAAAAAGCTCCACCCCACACACGAAGACAGCACATACCACACACAAGCGGGAAAAAACCAGGGGATGCTTGATGTCTAAAATCTCAGTGTAACTGCTTTGAGAAATGATAAACAAGACCCCCATTTAGATTCGTGCACAAACTGTCACCAAATGAATAGCAGAAGGGGTGCTACTCAAACAAAGAACATGATGTTCTCCAATTCAGGGTGCAGACTGTGGAGTCTCTTTTCACACCAGGCAGTAGACAATGAAGTCGAGCTTATTGCATGAGAGGATGACGTTGGGGAACAAGATTGAGACTCCATCGCTGCATCTTGGAACAAATGCCCCCGGTACGCGACAAGATCGGCATAGTAGATTGGCGGCACAAGTGACACCGGCATTGTGCATCGAGCAAAGGCATAGCACATATCGTATTTGAGTTTCTGCAACTGATCAGACGAAAAGAAATTCTCATCCAGAAGCACGTTGTAGTGAGTTGGCTTGCTTGTACCCAAACCTCCATAGTGGCTGCAGAGATAGAAGTCAAAGTGGAAAGAATGAACGATTACCTTGTCCACCACAGTTCCTGGAGGCACATTGCCGGTTTGCCCGACGTCATATCTGCTCTCACCAAAAAGACGAGTCTTGTGGCGCTTTTGAGCAACGATAAGTGTGATTCACATCAGCTCCTATAAACGTCACATGGTCTAACCCACAAAATGGGGAAGCTTTGCCATAGTTGCTGCCCTCAAGTTTAGCATTGATCTTGAGACAAAAATTTTGCTAGGTAATGGCCCTATCCCTTATTGGCATGGGAGGACAAGCAACATTGTGTCAAGACACCAATTTTAGTTTCAGAAACATACTCGAGAAACCTGTATCGAGGATCCTTCTTAGCCATCacaaaaacaattatttgtAAATTTTCTTTGCTCTTACTTCTAGCTCTATCCACGACATCTTTCAGGAGACTCTCAAGACTTTCAACTAAAGAAAATATACGCATAGATGCCATATGGGAAACAAGAGGATCGTCCATGCGGATACTTGGTTTTCCACAGTGCCACTTCAGATTGCCAATGAACATTTCCTTCTGCAGCTTATAATATCGTTCACCATCAGTAAATCTATCA from Primulina tabacum isolate GXHZ01 chromosome 3, ASM2559414v2, whole genome shotgun sequence encodes:
- the LOC142538328 gene encoding protein argonaute 2-like; the encoded protein is MFIGNLKWHCGKPSIRMDDPLVSHMASMRIFSLVESLESLLKDVVDRARSKSKENLQIIVFVMAKKDPRYRFLELIVAQKRHKTRLFGESRYDVGQTGNVPPGTVVDKVIVHSFHFDFYLCSHYGGLGTSKPTHYNVLLDENFFSSDQLQKLKYDMCYAFARCTMPVSLVPPIYYADLVAYRGHLFQDAAMESQSCSPTSSSHAISSTSLSTAWCEKRLHSLHPELENIMFFV